The following are from one region of the Gryllotalpicola protaetiae genome:
- a CDS encoding DUF885 domain-containing protein, with protein MTDAERTPTEIDRIAERWLDTELDLYPEGRVYIGRPGREGEYGDTSPAGHQAAADAARAALSEIRAAEPFDETDAITKLDLTRDLELQLEKHDAGFWQRDLNNIASPLQNLRDIFDLSATATADDWSVIAKRMGNVPAAIRGYIESLRVGMSSGNAPAVRQVRIGIQQADELNARDGFFFKLAGDAKTADGSELPESVKADLARGAQAAAAAYGELSYFLDDELQHEAPERDAVGRDIYALASRGFIGAKIDLDETYEWGIEELARMVAEQEAIAHEIKPGASVREAIEFLDKDPSRKLKGTDALKAWMQETADQAIADLAATQFDIPEPLRRIECMIAPTQNGGIYYTSPSEDFSRPGRMWWSVPPGVTEFDTWREMTTVYHEGVPGHHLQLGIGVYNTAKLNAWRRNQFVSGHGEGWALYAERLMDELGYLSDPADRLGMLDGQRMRAARVVLDLGVHLEKPLPDGSGIWTGDYAFSFMGRNVNMDQGFVDFEVNRYLGWPGQAPAYKVGQRVWQQLRDELKAREGDAFDVKAFHKKALDLGGIGLDTLRTALLG; from the coding sequence ATGACGGACGCCGAACGCACTCCGACCGAGATCGATCGCATCGCCGAGCGCTGGCTCGACACCGAGCTCGACCTGTACCCGGAGGGCAGGGTGTACATCGGCCGTCCCGGTCGCGAGGGCGAGTACGGCGACACCTCGCCGGCAGGCCACCAGGCCGCCGCCGACGCCGCACGCGCGGCTCTCTCCGAGATCCGGGCGGCGGAGCCTTTCGACGAGACCGACGCGATCACGAAGCTCGACCTCACCCGCGACCTCGAGCTCCAGCTCGAGAAGCACGACGCCGGCTTCTGGCAGCGCGACCTCAACAACATCGCGTCCCCCCTGCAGAATCTGCGCGACATCTTCGACCTGTCGGCCACGGCGACGGCCGACGACTGGTCCGTCATCGCGAAGCGGATGGGGAACGTCCCGGCCGCGATCCGCGGGTACATCGAGTCGCTGCGCGTCGGCATGTCGAGCGGCAACGCCCCCGCAGTCCGCCAGGTGCGCATCGGCATCCAGCAGGCCGACGAGCTGAACGCCCGCGACGGCTTCTTCTTCAAACTCGCGGGCGACGCCAAGACGGCCGACGGCAGCGAGCTGCCCGAGTCCGTCAAGGCCGACCTGGCGCGCGGCGCGCAGGCGGCCGCGGCGGCCTACGGCGAGCTCAGCTACTTCCTCGACGACGAGCTGCAGCACGAGGCGCCCGAGCGCGACGCGGTCGGCCGTGACATCTACGCGCTCGCGAGCCGCGGCTTCATCGGCGCGAAGATCGACCTCGACGAGACCTACGAGTGGGGCATCGAAGAGCTCGCGCGCATGGTCGCCGAGCAAGAGGCGATCGCGCACGAGATCAAGCCGGGCGCCTCCGTTCGCGAGGCGATCGAATTCCTCGACAAGGACCCGTCGCGCAAGCTGAAGGGCACCGACGCCCTCAAGGCGTGGATGCAGGAGACGGCCGACCAGGCCATCGCCGACCTCGCCGCGACCCAGTTCGACATTCCCGAGCCGCTGCGCCGCATCGAGTGCATGATCGCGCCGACGCAGAACGGCGGCATCTACTACACGAGCCCCTCAGAGGACTTCTCACGCCCCGGCCGCATGTGGTGGAGCGTTCCGCCGGGCGTCACCGAGTTCGACACCTGGCGCGAGATGACAACCGTCTACCACGAGGGCGTCCCGGGCCACCACCTGCAGCTCGGCATCGGGGTCTACAACACCGCGAAGCTGAACGCGTGGCGCCGCAACCAGTTCGTCTCGGGCCATGGCGAGGGCTGGGCGCTCTACGCCGAGCGCCTGATGGACGAGCTCGGCTACCTCAGCGACCCCGCCGACCGCCTCGGCATGCTCGACGGCCAGCGCATGCGCGCCGCGCGCGTTGTGCTCGACCTCGGCGTGCACCTCGAGAAGCCGCTGCCCGACGGAAGCGGCATCTGGACCGGCGACTACGCCTTCAGTTTCATGGGCCGCAACGTCAACATGGACCAGGGCTTCGTCGACTTCGAGGTGAACCGCTACCTCGGCTGGCCGGGCCAGGCGCCCGCCTACAAGGTCGGCCAGCGCGTGTGGCAGCAGCTGCGCGACGAGCTCAAGGCGCGCGAGGGCGACGCCTTCGACGTGAAGGCGTTCCACAAGAAGGCGCTCGACCTGGGCGGCATCGGCCTCGACACCCTGCGCACCGCCCTGCTCGGCTGA
- the polA gene encoding DNA polymerase I — MTDARKPTLMIIDGHSLAFRAFFALLPAGRFITDDGQHTEAIHGFISMLLKLLKDYEPTHLGVAFDISRYSFRTREYPEYKGGRGETPPEFIGQVPLLQEALTAMNVQWLQKEDFEADDILATLAAQGSQQGFEVLVVSGDRDSFQLVNDSTTVLYPSVLGVSELKRYDAQAVFDKYEVWPHQYPELAALTGEKADNLPGVDKVGPKTAAKWIAQWGTVDEIVAHADEIKGVVGEKLREQKENALRNRRLNRLLTDVELPVGPADLERRAVNEQAVRDVFGRLQFRTLLDRVLKSAPADAAAGGVSTEPVAEPQIETAPPVKTLVDEELAHWLAKTSGKPVAVQLDYGPAGIAGYGLSVSDDSVYVPFKQGTGDYEAFAGWLAAATQPKLFFNAKAQIEASARVGLPVRGVAGDTRVAGAILNPAKAPASLADQVYEVLGENLPTPDPNQLVPDSEPISVASQAWYVLRIADDLALAFAEGTKRVYETIEVPLVEVLAQMELTGITVDGEVLKGQREALTAQADEYQQAAYLAIGREVNMGSPKQLQTVLFEDLHLPFTRKTKTGYSTDAESLADLKDQVSSDTEGYVFLDALLRHRDATKLKQMIETLEKAIDANGRIHTTYDQVGAATGRISSNDPNLQNIPVRSDTGRRVRSAFVAGEGFECLLTADYSQIEMRIMAHLSGDAGLIAAFNEGEDLHRFVGSHVFGVAPEDVTPLMRSKVKAMSYGLAYGLGPFGLAKQLRISQGEAKQLMADYFERFGGVRDYLRNVVAQAKVDGYTETIFGRRRPFPDLNSLNRVLRDNAERAALNSPIQGSAADVMKIAMLGVASDMASASLGSRMLLQVHDELIFEVAPGEWDTLEEIVRRRMAGAADLSVPLTVQVGRGADWQSAAHD, encoded by the coding sequence GTGACCGACGCCCGCAAGCCAACCCTGATGATCATCGACGGCCATTCGCTGGCGTTCCGGGCGTTCTTCGCCCTGCTGCCGGCCGGCCGGTTCATCACCGACGACGGGCAGCACACCGAGGCGATCCACGGCTTCATCTCGATGCTGCTGAAGCTTCTCAAGGACTACGAGCCGACCCACCTCGGCGTCGCCTTCGACATCAGCCGGTACTCGTTCCGCACGCGCGAGTACCCCGAGTACAAGGGCGGCCGCGGCGAGACGCCGCCCGAGTTCATCGGGCAGGTGCCGCTGCTGCAAGAGGCGCTGACGGCGATGAACGTGCAGTGGCTCCAGAAGGAGGACTTCGAGGCCGACGACATCCTCGCGACGCTCGCCGCGCAAGGGTCGCAGCAGGGCTTCGAGGTGCTCGTCGTCTCGGGCGACCGCGACAGCTTCCAGCTCGTGAACGACAGCACTACCGTGCTCTACCCGAGCGTGCTCGGCGTCAGCGAGCTGAAGCGCTACGACGCTCAGGCCGTGTTCGACAAGTACGAGGTGTGGCCCCACCAGTACCCCGAGCTCGCGGCGCTCACGGGCGAGAAGGCCGACAACCTGCCCGGCGTCGACAAGGTCGGCCCGAAGACGGCTGCCAAGTGGATCGCCCAGTGGGGCACCGTCGACGAGATCGTCGCCCACGCCGACGAGATCAAGGGCGTCGTCGGCGAGAAGTTGCGCGAGCAGAAGGAGAACGCGCTGCGCAACCGGCGCCTCAACCGCCTGCTGACCGACGTCGAGCTGCCCGTCGGCCCCGCCGATCTCGAGCGTCGCGCCGTCAACGAGCAGGCGGTGCGCGACGTGTTCGGCCGCCTGCAGTTCCGCACCCTCCTCGACCGGGTGCTGAAGAGTGCGCCGGCGGATGCCGCAGCCGGGGGCGTGTCGACGGAGCCGGTCGCCGAGCCACAGATCGAGACCGCGCCGCCGGTGAAGACGCTGGTCGACGAAGAGCTCGCGCACTGGCTCGCGAAGACGTCGGGGAAGCCGGTCGCGGTGCAGCTCGACTACGGCCCGGCCGGCATCGCCGGCTATGGCCTCTCGGTCAGCGACGACAGCGTCTACGTCCCGTTCAAGCAGGGAACGGGGGATTACGAGGCGTTCGCCGGGTGGCTCGCCGCCGCGACCCAGCCGAAGCTGTTCTTCAACGCGAAGGCGCAGATCGAGGCGTCCGCCCGCGTCGGCCTGCCGGTGCGCGGCGTCGCGGGCGACACGCGCGTCGCCGGGGCGATCCTCAACCCGGCGAAGGCGCCGGCGAGCCTCGCCGACCAGGTCTACGAGGTGCTCGGCGAGAACCTGCCGACGCCCGACCCGAACCAGCTCGTCCCAGACTCCGAGCCGATCAGCGTCGCGAGCCAGGCGTGGTACGTGCTGCGCATCGCCGACGACCTCGCCCTCGCCTTCGCCGAGGGCACCAAGCGGGTCTACGAGACGATCGAGGTGCCGCTCGTCGAGGTGCTCGCCCAGATGGAGCTGACGGGCATCACCGTCGACGGCGAGGTGCTGAAGGGCCAGCGCGAGGCGCTCACGGCGCAGGCCGACGAGTACCAGCAGGCCGCGTATCTCGCGATCGGCCGCGAGGTGAACATGGGCAGCCCCAAGCAGCTGCAGACGGTGCTGTTCGAAGACCTGCACCTGCCGTTCACACGCAAGACCAAGACGGGCTATTCGACGGATGCCGAGTCGCTCGCCGACCTGAAGGACCAGGTCAGCTCGGACACCGAGGGCTACGTGTTCCTCGACGCGCTGCTGCGGCACCGCGATGCGACGAAGCTCAAGCAGATGATCGAGACGCTCGAGAAGGCGATCGACGCGAACGGGCGCATCCACACCACCTACGACCAGGTGGGCGCCGCGACGGGCCGCATCTCGTCGAACGACCCGAATCTGCAGAACATCCCGGTTCGCTCCGACACCGGCCGCCGCGTGCGGTCGGCGTTCGTGGCGGGCGAGGGCTTCGAGTGCCTGCTCACGGCCGACTACTCGCAGATCGAGATGCGCATCATGGCGCACCTCTCGGGCGACGCCGGCCTCATCGCCGCCTTCAACGAGGGCGAGGACCTGCACCGCTTCGTCGGATCGCACGTCTTCGGCGTCGCACCGGAGGATGTCACGCCGCTGATGCGCTCGAAGGTGAAGGCCATGTCGTACGGTCTGGCGTACGGCCTCGGCCCGTTCGGCCTCGCGAAGCAGCTGCGCATCTCGCAGGGTGAGGCGAAGCAGCTCATGGCCGACTACTTCGAGCGCTTCGGCGGGGTGCGCGACTACCTGCGCAACGTCGTCGCGCAGGCCAAGGTCGACGGCTACACCGAGACGATCTTCGGCCGCCGCCGCCCGTTCCCCGACCTCAACAGCCTGAACCGGGTGCTGCGCGACAACGCCGAGCGGGCGGCGCTCAACTCGCCGATCCAGGGCTCGGCGGCCGACGTCATGAAGATCGCGATGCTGGGGGTGGCGAGCGACATGGCGAGTGCTTCGCTGGGCTCCCGCATGCTGCTGCAGGTGCACGACGAGCTCATCTTCGAGGTCGCTCCGGGGGAGTGGGACACGCTCGAAGAGATCGTTCGCCGTCGTATGGCGGGTGCCGCGGATCTGAGCGTGCCGCTCACAGTGCAGGTCGGCCGAGGCGCCGACTGGCAGTCCGCCGCGCACGATTAG
- a CDS encoding PaaI family thioesterase, whose product MGIEILEFDSEHAVARMPVEGNTQPLGLLHGGAYCVLGESLGSMHANYLAQQGGEGRFAVGVDINATHTGSATSGWVTGTARVIHAGRTLTVHEIVVTDETGRRCSTLRITNVIREPK is encoded by the coding sequence ATGGGCATCGAGATCCTCGAATTCGACAGTGAGCACGCGGTCGCGCGGATGCCCGTCGAGGGCAACACGCAGCCCCTCGGACTCCTGCACGGCGGCGCCTACTGCGTGCTCGGCGAGTCACTCGGCTCGATGCACGCGAACTACCTCGCGCAGCAGGGCGGCGAGGGCCGCTTCGCCGTCGGCGTCGACATCAACGCGACCCACACGGGCTCGGCGACCTCTGGGTGGGTGACCGGCACGGCGCGAGTGATCCATGCCGGGCGCACGCTGACGGTGCACGAGATCGTCGTCACCGACGAGACGGGGCGGCGCTGCTCGACGCTGCGCATCACGAACGTCATCCGCGAGCCGAAGTAG
- a CDS encoding YdcF family protein, with protein MARRSSSRAASPVWSRELAMTSLVLVGAVLGTAEFLHWRASWSELGAEGSRGGREAVVVLGYRNAGGRANWMNRWRVRAGIRSFDPRAEESLLVLCGGAVGGPVPEAELMAAYARERGYAGAIGRDGASRTTWENVTNAIPLIEDAATIKVVSNSLHAAKARGFLRQQRPDLAARLVRGADYRFGEQLWLRPIAVVIDLRHSLRSRRGARPVP; from the coding sequence ATGGCCCGCAGGTCGTCGTCTCGTGCGGCGTCGCCCGTGTGGTCGCGAGAACTGGCGATGACGTCGCTGGTGCTCGTCGGGGCGGTGCTGGGAACGGCTGAATTCCTGCACTGGCGCGCGAGCTGGAGCGAGCTCGGCGCCGAGGGCTCCCGGGGCGGCAGGGAAGCCGTCGTCGTGCTCGGCTACCGCAATGCGGGCGGCCGGGCCAACTGGATGAATCGGTGGCGGGTGCGCGCAGGCATCCGCTCTTTCGATCCCAGGGCGGAGGAGAGCCTGCTCGTGCTGTGCGGCGGCGCCGTCGGCGGCCCGGTCCCCGAGGCCGAGCTGATGGCCGCGTATGCGCGCGAGCGGGGCTACGCGGGTGCGATCGGACGGGATGGCGCGAGCCGCACGACGTGGGAGAACGTCACGAACGCGATCCCGCTGATCGAGGATGCGGCGACCATCAAGGTCGTCTCCAACTCGCTGCACGCCGCGAAGGCGCGCGGATTCCTGCGGCAGCAGCGCCCCGACCTCGCCGCCCGCCTCGTACGGGGCGCCGACTACCGCTTCGGCGAACAGCTGTGGCTCAGGCCGATCGCAGTGGTCATCGACCTGCGTCATTCGCTGCGCTCGCGCCGAGGCGCCCGCCCGGTTCCGTAA
- a CDS encoding cyclodeaminase/cyclohydrolase family protein — protein sequence MNDSLWAARAEDLLNRTASADPTPGGGSIAAICGAFGVGLVQMALAVTGDAALDAQAARLAALQEGIRPAADGDVADFSAVMSAYKLPRADDAARAVRAAAIEAASIGATERPLALAAAFVDAIALSREVEPLVKASIVSDVLAGRDLVIGAARAAIRTADINIAQLERLSSPAAAGLRGRRIAIETQLEELA from the coding sequence ATGAATGACAGTCTGTGGGCGGCGCGCGCCGAGGATCTGCTGAACAGGACCGCCTCGGCGGACCCGACCCCCGGGGGCGGTTCGATCGCCGCGATCTGCGGGGCGTTCGGCGTCGGGCTCGTGCAGATGGCGCTCGCCGTCACCGGCGACGCGGCGCTCGATGCGCAGGCCGCACGACTGGCAGCGCTGCAGGAGGGCATCCGCCCCGCTGCCGACGGCGACGTCGCCGACTTCAGCGCCGTGATGTCCGCCTACAAGCTGCCGCGGGCCGACGACGCCGCTCGCGCCGTTCGGGCCGCCGCGATCGAGGCGGCGAGCATCGGGGCGACCGAGCGGCCGCTCGCACTCGCCGCGGCGTTCGTCGACGCGATCGCGCTCTCGCGCGAGGTCGAGCCGCTCGTGAAGGCGTCGATCGTGAGCGACGTGCTCGCCGGCCGCGACCTCGTCATCGGCGCGGCGCGGGCCGCGATCCGCACCGCCGACATCAACATCGCGCAGCTCGAGCGTCTCTCCTCCCCCGCGGCGGCCGGCCTGCGCGGCCGTCGCATCGCCATCGAGACCCAGCTGGAGGAGCTCGCATGA
- a CDS encoding bifunctional methylenetetrahydrofolate dehydrogenase/methenyltetrahydrofolate cyclohydrolase, translating to MTAVVLDPSPVAAEYQAQVRVDVARLTEEGGRRPRILGLLGEEHGPAATYARYARRGCEAVGIELEVRHVEPDSVEAAIAAANVDAEVDGIFLYYPLMDRAGDRWLRELVDPRKDVEGLHSFWSRQLYENHRYLDEAHTIRAILPCTPLAILKLLQHAGMRGDGGDAPLEGVTACIINRSELVGRPLAAMLANDGARVHSLDISGAVTFEPAIGRHAHDVRDSGIDRASALAAADVVISAVPSKSFELVRGDEIREGAICVDVAEFTNFDESVMERASVFVPRVGPLTIAMAARNLTRLAAVSGR from the coding sequence ATGACCGCCGTCGTCCTCGACCCGTCGCCCGTCGCCGCCGAGTATCAGGCGCAGGTGCGCGTCGATGTCGCACGGCTCACCGAGGAGGGCGGGCGTCGCCCCCGCATCCTCGGCCTGCTCGGCGAGGAGCATGGACCGGCCGCGACCTACGCCCGCTACGCACGCCGCGGCTGCGAGGCCGTCGGCATCGAGCTCGAGGTGCGCCACGTCGAACCCGATTCGGTCGAAGCCGCCATCGCCGCCGCGAACGTCGACGCCGAGGTCGACGGCATCTTCCTCTACTACCCCTTGATGGACCGGGCAGGCGACCGCTGGCTGCGCGAGCTCGTCGACCCCCGTAAGGACGTCGAGGGCCTGCACTCCTTCTGGAGCCGCCAGCTCTACGAGAACCACCGCTACCTCGACGAGGCGCACACGATCCGCGCGATCCTGCCGTGCACGCCGCTCGCGATCCTGAAACTGCTGCAGCATGCGGGCATGCGCGGTGATGGCGGCGACGCGCCTCTCGAGGGTGTCACCGCCTGCATCATCAACCGCAGCGAGCTCGTCGGCCGCCCCCTGGCCGCGATGCTCGCCAACGACGGCGCGCGCGTGCACTCGCTGGACATCTCGGGCGCCGTGACCTTCGAGCCCGCGATCGGCCGGCACGCGCACGACGTGCGCGACTCGGGAATCGACCGGGCGAGCGCGCTCGCGGCCGCCGACGTCGTCATCTCGGCGGTGCCGTCGAAGTCGTTCGAGCTGGTGCGGGGCGATGAGATCCGCGAGGGCGCGATCTGCGTCGACGTGGCCGAGTTCACGAACTTCGACGAATCCGTCATGGAGCGCGCGAGTGTCTTCGTGCCGCGTGTCGGTCCGCTCACGATCGCGATGGCGGCGCGCAACCTGACGAGACTCGCGGCGGTCAGCGGCCGCTGA
- a CDS encoding ANTAR domain-containing response regulator, translating to MTDQPENNAPRRVVVAEDESLIRLDIVEILRDNGYEVVGEAGDGETAVALATELRPDLVVMDVRMPKMDGIEAADRLNKNHIAPVVLLTAFSQKELVERASEAGALAYVVKPFTPNDLLPAIEIALARYAQIIQLEAEVSDLAERFETRKLVDRAKGLLNEKMGLTEPEAFRWIQKASMDRRLTMHDVAKAIIDQLAPGTAKK from the coding sequence GTGACTGACCAGCCGGAGAACAACGCGCCTCGCCGCGTCGTCGTCGCCGAAGACGAATCCCTCATCCGCCTCGACATCGTCGAGATCCTGCGCGACAACGGCTACGAGGTCGTCGGTGAGGCGGGCGACGGCGAGACCGCCGTGGCGCTCGCGACCGAGCTGCGCCCCGACCTGGTCGTGATGGACGTGCGGATGCCCAAGATGGACGGCATCGAGGCCGCCGACCGTCTCAACAAGAACCACATCGCGCCCGTCGTGCTGCTGACCGCGTTCAGCCAGAAGGAACTGGTCGAGCGGGCTTCAGAGGCCGGCGCCCTCGCCTACGTCGTGAAGCCGTTCACACCCAACGACCTGCTGCCCGCGATCGAGATCGCGCTGGCGCGCTACGCGCAGATCATCCAGCTCGAGGCTGAGGTCAGCGACCTCGCCGAGCGCTTCGAGACCCGCAAGCTCGTCGACCGCGCCAAGGGCCTGCTCAACGAGAAGATGGGCCTCACCGAGCCCGAGGCGTTCCGCTGGATCCAGAAGGCCTCGATGGACCGCCGCCTCACCATGCACGACGTCGCGAAGGCGATCATCGACCAGCTCGCGCCCGGCACGGCCAAGAAGTAG
- a CDS encoding aldo/keto reductase produces MITLNLNNGVELPALGFGVFQTPPEETVRAVEVALQTGYRHIDTAAAYGNEREVGEGIRRSGTPRDEVFIETKVWVSDYGYDETLHAFDKAIGKLGVEQLDLLILHQPATDRFEKTIAAYRALETLLADGRVRAIGVSNFMPHHLERLLAETSVVPAVNQIELHPYFTQPAVQQADAEHGILTQAWSPIGGITFYPGFGDERRSVMDEPVLTEIAAAHGKSAAQAMLRWHLQEGRSAIPKSTNPARIAENLDVFDFELSADELARIDGLDTGVRSGPDPDTPRPERFAMVISEP; encoded by the coding sequence ATGATCACCCTGAACCTGAACAACGGCGTCGAACTGCCGGCCCTCGGCTTCGGCGTCTTCCAGACACCGCCTGAGGAGACGGTTCGCGCCGTCGAGGTCGCGTTGCAGACCGGCTATCGGCACATCGACACGGCGGCCGCCTACGGCAACGAGCGCGAGGTCGGCGAAGGCATCCGTCGCTCCGGAACCCCCCGCGACGAGGTGTTCATCGAGACCAAGGTGTGGGTCTCCGACTACGGCTATGACGAGACGCTGCACGCGTTCGACAAGGCGATCGGGAAGCTGGGCGTCGAGCAGCTCGACCTGCTGATCCTGCACCAGCCCGCCACCGACCGGTTCGAGAAGACCATCGCGGCGTACCGAGCGCTCGAGACGCTTCTCGCCGACGGACGGGTGCGCGCGATCGGCGTCAGCAACTTCATGCCGCACCACCTCGAGCGGCTGCTGGCCGAGACCTCCGTCGTGCCCGCCGTGAACCAGATCGAATTGCATCCGTACTTCACCCAGCCCGCCGTGCAGCAGGCGGATGCCGAGCACGGCATCCTCACACAGGCGTGGTCGCCGATCGGCGGGATCACCTTCTACCCCGGTTTCGGCGACGAGCGCCGCAGCGTCATGGACGAGCCGGTGCTCACAGAGATCGCCGCCGCCCACGGCAAGAGCGCGGCTCAGGCGATGCTGCGCTGGCATCTGCAAGAGGGGCGCTCGGCGATCCCGAAGTCCACCAACCCCGCGCGCATCGCTGAGAACCTCGACGTCTTCGACTTCGAGCTGTCGGCGGACGAGCTCGCACGCATCGACGGGCTCGACACCGGGGTGCGCAGCGGCCCCGACCCGGACACGCCGCGGCCCGAGCGCTTCGCGATGGTGATCTCCGAGCCCTGA
- the rlmN gene encoding 23S rRNA (adenine(2503)-C(2))-methyltransferase RlmN, translating into MTEHTTAAHRTRPQIRPKAEGWTQATDAGGRPLLQFQSPRRTQPETHLADLSLDERKAKLVELGHPAFRATQLSTHYFEHYTVDPDEMTDLPASARHEIVEKLLPPLLTEVRRLRTDKGETIKFLWRLFDGALVESVLMRYPGRVTLCVSSQAGCGMNCPFCATGQAGLTRNLSAAEIVDQVVAANRAIANGELGGLRKDGGFDSPRVTNIVFMGMGEPLANYKRLMTALNRMVAPAPEGLGMSARHITVSSVGLVPAIRKLADEGLPLTFALSLHAPDDTLRDELIPVNDRWKVDEALDAARYYFEKTGRRVSIEYALIKDMNDHAWRADLLAEKLNARGRGWVHVNPIPLNPTPGSIWTSSEPAVTNEFIRRLEAAGIPTTLRDTRGKEIDGACGQLAAAE; encoded by the coding sequence ATGACTGAGCACACGACGGCCGCGCACCGCACGCGCCCGCAGATCCGCCCCAAGGCCGAGGGCTGGACGCAGGCGACGGATGCCGGCGGCCGGCCGCTGCTGCAGTTCCAGAGCCCCCGCCGCACACAGCCAGAGACCCACCTCGCCGATCTGAGCCTCGATGAGCGCAAGGCGAAGCTCGTCGAGCTGGGCCACCCGGCCTTCCGCGCGACCCAGCTCAGCACGCACTACTTCGAGCACTACACGGTGGACCCCGACGAGATGACGGATCTGCCGGCATCCGCCCGCCATGAAATCGTCGAGAAACTGCTGCCGCCCCTGCTCACCGAGGTGCGCCGGCTGCGCACCGACAAGGGCGAGACGATCAAATTCCTGTGGCGCCTGTTCGACGGCGCGCTCGTCGAGTCGGTGCTCATGCGCTACCCCGGCCGCGTGACCCTGTGCGTGTCGAGCCAGGCCGGCTGCGGCATGAACTGCCCGTTCTGCGCGACCGGGCAGGCCGGGCTTACCCGCAACCTGTCGGCGGCAGAGATCGTCGACCAGGTCGTCGCCGCCAACCGCGCCATCGCCAACGGCGAGCTGGGCGGCCTGCGGAAGGACGGCGGCTTCGACTCGCCGCGTGTCACCAACATCGTGTTCATGGGAATGGGCGAGCCGCTCGCCAACTACAAGCGCCTCATGACCGCCCTGAACCGCATGGTCGCGCCAGCGCCGGAGGGACTCGGCATGAGCGCCCGGCACATCACCGTGTCGTCGGTGGGGCTCGTGCCCGCCATCCGCAAGCTCGCCGACGAGGGTCTGCCGCTCACGTTCGCGCTCTCGCTGCACGCACCGGACGACACGCTGCGCGACGAGCTCATCCCCGTCAACGACCGGTGGAAGGTCGATGAGGCGCTGGATGCCGCGCGGTACTACTTCGAGAAGACCGGCCGCCGCGTCTCGATCGAGTACGCGCTCATCAAGGACATGAACGACCACGCCTGGCGCGCCGACCTGCTGGCGGAGAAGCTCAACGCGCGCGGGCGAGGCTGGGTGCACGTGAATCCGATTCCGCTGAACCCGACGCCCGGGTCGATCTGGACCTCTTCCGAGCCGGCGGTGACGAACGAGTTCATCCGGCGCCTGGAGGCCGCGGGCATTCCGACGACGCTGCGCGACACCCGCGGCAAGGAGATCGACGGGGCGTGCGGGCAGCTGGCTGCTGCCGAATAG
- a CDS encoding HAD family hydrolase, which yields MAGIVLFDFDGTLARRPWISFGRILLDAIRKAQPETVVTASDLWAGLEDGFPWHHPDQAHPELNGDADAWWQRLEQVLLMACVYAGVDAELARAAVAEVRPRFSDPAEWELYPETLDALEALQEEGWRLAIVSNAVPELRRTVKGLGIAGYFDAIIASADVGYEKGHPEIFRIALRALGEPDPPGPVWMVGDNFEADIEAATRLGFGTVLVHSPASNGIAHDLRDAAYIILMAAERA from the coding sequence ATGGCCGGGATCGTCCTGTTCGACTTCGACGGCACCCTTGCGCGGCGGCCCTGGATCAGCTTCGGCCGCATCCTGCTCGACGCGATCAGGAAGGCGCAGCCAGAGACCGTCGTGACCGCGAGCGACCTGTGGGCCGGACTCGAGGACGGCTTCCCCTGGCATCACCCCGACCAGGCGCACCCTGAGCTCAACGGCGACGCGGATGCCTGGTGGCAGCGTCTCGAGCAGGTGCTGCTGATGGCGTGCGTGTACGCGGGCGTCGATGCCGAGCTGGCGCGGGCGGCGGTCGCCGAGGTGCGGCCGCGCTTCTCCGACCCGGCCGAGTGGGAGCTGTACCCCGAGACCCTCGATGCTCTCGAGGCCCTGCAGGAAGAGGGCTGGCGGCTCGCCATCGTGAGCAACGCCGTCCCCGAGCTGCGGCGCACGGTGAAGGGCCTCGGCATCGCCGGCTACTTCGACGCGATCATCGCGAGCGCCGACGTCGGCTACGAGAAGGGCCACCCCGAGATCTTCCGCATCGCGCTGCGCGCGCTCGGCGAGCCCGACCCGCCCGGCCCCGTCTGGATGGTGGGCGACAACTTCGAGGCCGACATCGAGGCCGCGACCCGGCTCGGCTTCGGCACGGTGCTCGTGCACTCGCCGGCATCCAACGGCATCGCCCATGATCTGCGCGACGCGGCCTACATCATCCTGATGGCGGCAGAGCGAGCGTAG